The window GTCGTTTTCCCCTCCGTCGTTCGGCCTCAGTAGTCGTCGAACGTCGCCTGTCCGCCCGCGACGCCCGCGACGGTCGCGGCCTTCTCGATGGTCGCGTCGAACGTCTCCTCCTGACTGCGGTCGTAGAGCGTCGCCGCCGGATGCACGCAGACGAGGACGTCCCGGCGCTTGCTCCCGAGTTCGACGGTTTCGACGGTGCCCGCTTCGCTCGTCACCGCCACGTCCCGTCCGAGCAGGTGCTCACTCGGCACCTTCCCGAGCGTCACCACGACCTCGGGGTCGATCTGGTCGAGTTCGGCTTCCAGATATGGCCGGCAGTTCGCGAGTTCCTCCGTGCTGGGGTCGCGGTTGTCCGGCGGGCGACACCGCACGCAGTTCGTGATTCGCACCCGCTTCCGGGGGAGGCCGTGCTCGCCGAGCGCGCTGTCGAGCACGTCGCCGCTCCGCCCGACGAACGGCACGCCCTCCCGGTCTTCCTGCTCGCCCGGTGCCTCCCCGACGAACACCACGTCCGCGTCCGCGGGCCCCGTGCCGTTCACGATGCGCGAGCGCGACTCCACGAGGTCGCCGCAGCGCTCGCACGCGGTCACGTCGAGGCCGTCCATGTTCTCCATACCCGCCACGTCGGCCGACGGGGGGTTAACCGGTGCGGTAGTCGTCCGCCGCGCGCGCCGCGAGTCGCGCCACCCGAACCGGTTCGGGCCGCCCGCCCGCCGGCGTGAACGCCCGCACCACGCTCGCGGGGTCGTCGCAGCCGACCGACCGCACGAACACCGACTCGTCGTCCACCACCACCTCCTCGCGCGGCGGCTGGCGCTCGTAGATGGCGAGACGGCGCCCGGGGTCGTCGAACTCGCGTCGGATGGCGTCGCCGAGGCCGGGGCTCTCCTCGAACGACACGGAGAGCGTCGGTCGTTCGACGGACTCGTGAATCCGCGGGAGGTCGAGAACGTTGAACCACGCCGGCGCGACGCCCGCCACGAAGAGGTACTGTACGTCGGGTCGGTCGAGGTCGTTCCAGATGTCGATAACGCAGTCGGTGGCGTCGAGGCCGCCGACGGTGCACGAACCGAACGAAAAGCCGTCTACGACGCGGTCTGCACGCACCACGGCCCCGGCGAGCGTCGACTCCTCGCCGGTGTAGGATTCGGCGAGGCCGAGCGCGCGCGTCCCCGACTTCACTCGCTCTTGATGTCCTTGAGCTTGTCCAGCAGCTCGTCGTTCGACGCGTCTATCTCGTAATCGACCTCCCCCCTGTGTGCGTGTTCTTCGGTATCGACGCTCGCGCTCTCGTCGATGTCCG is drawn from Salarchaeum sp. JOR-1 and contains these coding sequences:
- a CDS encoding uracil-DNA glycosylase family protein, whose protein sequence is MENMDGLDVTACERCGDLVESRSRIVNGTGPADADVVFVGEAPGEQEDREGVPFVGRSGDVLDSALGEHGLPRKRVRITNCVRCRPPDNRDPSTEELANCRPYLEAELDQIDPEVVVTLGKVPSEHLLGRDVAVTSEAGTVETVELGSKRRDVLVCVHPAATLYDRSQEETFDATIEKAATVAGVAGGQATFDDY
- a CDS encoding DUF99 family protein produces the protein MKSGTRALGLAESYTGEESTLAGAVVRADRVVDGFSFGSCTVGGLDATDCVIDIWNDLDRPDVQYLFVAGVAPAWFNVLDLPRIHESVERPTLSVSFEESPGLGDAIRREFDDPGRRLAIYERQPPREEVVVDDESVFVRSVGCDDPASVVRAFTPAGGRPEPVRVARLAARAADDYRTG
- a CDS encoding DUF5786 family protein — its product is MGFGSYDESEQENQNLDSDIDESASVDTEEHAHRGEVDYEIDASNDELLDKLKDIKSE